A genome region from Camarhynchus parvulus chromosome 15, STF_HiC, whole genome shotgun sequence includes the following:
- the LOC115909616 gene encoding solute carrier family 2, facilitated glucose transporter member 11-like: protein MLRMEHQPLLRGSSSPCKLPSWTLFLAVCAVGIGGTFQYGYNVSIINAPTQHIHKFLNETWSSRYHKELNPDLLTFLWSVIASIFSLGGLCGALIGGSMAIRLGRKGALLMNNIIAILASILMGISFPTGLFELLIAGRFLIGINSGVGLCVQPLYIGEFAPKHLRGGLAMGTSIFLTGGILTGQIIGLRELLGGEKHWPLLLSSSCIPALAQLLFLPWFPESPRYLLIDRGDELSCAKALKQFHGSSEYRREMEDIQRECFALDGEKPRKPWQLFTDPAVRWQLITVIVMTMGQQLSGINAIYFYATYVFEQAGIVAEKIPYVTLGTGVCECLTALSCGLLIDYVGRRCLIIGGYLLMTLWCTVLTFSLTYQELYSWVPYMSMMCVFAFILSFGLGPGGITNTLTAELFVQSSRPAAYMIAGTVSWISFFTVGMLFPFIVNGLKQYCFVVFLLECFFVAAFIFLIIPETKNKSFLEIKKEFNKLNFGRNARKKETELYERRQLQDEFLKVSA from the exons ACCCACTCAG caTATACACAAGTTCTTAAATGAGACCTGGAGCAGTCGTTATCACAAGGAGCTAAATCCAGATTTGCTGACTTTTCTTTGGTCTGTCATTGCTTCCATCTTTTCTCTTGGAGGCCTGTGTGGAGCCCTGATTGGAGGCAGCATGGCCATACGCCTGGGCAG GAAAGGAGCTCTTTTGATGAATAATATTATAGCAATACTAGCCTCCATTTTAATGGGGATCAGTTTTCCTACAGGATTGTTTGAGTTACTGATTGCTGGAAGGTTTTTGATTGGCATAAATTCAG GTGttgggctctgtgtgcagccTCTTTATATTGGGGAGTTTGCCCCAAAACACCTCAGAGGTGGCTTGGCCATGGGGACTTCCATCTTTCTGACTGGGGGAATCCTGACAGGACAAATAATTGGTTTGAG AGAATTATTGGGTGGAGAAAAGCATTGGCCTCTGTTGCTGTCCAGCAGCTGTATTCCAGCATTAGCCCAACTGTTATTCCTTCCATGGTTTCCTGAAAGTCCCAGATATCTTCTTATTGACAGAGGTgatgagctgagctgtgccaaag CTTTGAAACAATTTCATGGCTCCTCAGAGTACCGAAGGGAGATGGAAGACATCCAGCGAGAATGCTTTGCCTTGGATGGGGAGAAGCCCAGGAAGCCCTGGCAGTTATTCACTGACCCTGCTGTGAGATGGCAGCTCATCACTGTCATCGTCATGACCATGGGCCAACAGCTCAGTGGCATTAATGCT aTTTATTTCTACGCAACTTACGTTTTTGAACAAGCTGGGATCGTGGCAGAAAAAATCCCGTATGTGACACTTGGTACTGGAGTTTGTGAATGTCTCACAGCCCTCTCCTGT GGTTTGCTGATAGATTATGTGGGAAGAAGATGCCTTATCATTGGGGGTTATCTCCTCATGACACTCTGGTGCACTGTTCTGACCTTCTCTCTGACTTACCAG GAGCTGTACTCCTGGGTGCCTTACATGAGCATGATGTGTGTATTTGCCTTCATCTTGAGCTTTGGGCTGGGCCCAG GTGGCATAACAAACACCCTGACAGCTGAGTTATTTGTACAGTCCTCACGTCCTGCTGCCTACATGATTGCAGGGACTGTGAGCTGGATTAGTTTCTTCACAGTTGGGATGCTGTTCCCCTTCATAGTG aatggACTGAAGCAGTATTGTTTTGTGGTGTTCTTACTGGAGTGCTTCTTTGTTGCTGCTTTCATCTTCCTCATAATTCCTGAGACAAAAAACAAATCTTTTCTGGAAATCAAAAAGGAATTTAACAAGCttaattttggaagaaatgccaggaaaaaggaaacagagctTTATGAAAGAAGGCAACTCCAAGatgaatttttaaaggtttCTGCATAA
- the HSCB gene encoding iron-sulfur cluster co-chaperone protein HscB isoform X2: MDCDRSFRIDPGQLQRRFRSLQRAVHPDRFGKRPPLELSGVEPAKETDCDADSAFLMEVMEINEKLAESKNKDNLEEVETSIRVKQEELTREVTAAFERDDLQEAKKLLGKMKYFANLEDKLKAKKIPS, from the exons ATGGACTG CGACCGCTCCTTCCGCATCGACCCGGGGCAGCTGCAGCGGCGGTTCCGGAGCCTGCAGCGCGCCGTGCACCCCGACCGCTTCGGCAAGAGGCCGCCG ctggagctgagtGGAGTGGAGCCAGCAAAAGAGACAGACTGTGATGCAGACTCAGCGTTCCTTATGGAAGTTATGgaaattaatgagaaattaGCAGAGTCCAAAAACAAGGATAACCTTGAAGAAGTTGAAACTTCAATTAGAG TTAAACAAGAAGAACTGACCAGAGAGGTGACTGCAGCTTTTGAAAGAG atgaTCTTCAAGAAGCCAAGAAGCTGCTAggaaaaatgaagtattttgcCAACTTAGAAGATAAACTAAAGGCCAAGAAGATCCCTTCCTGA
- the HSCB gene encoding iron-sulfur cluster co-chaperone protein HscB isoform X1 produces MRAALRARLGWARLALRGAALGRAPGPPCWSCGAPLPSSDGPPHFCPGCQALQPPAPRPDLFRLMDCDRSFRIDPGQLQRRFRSLQRAVHPDRFGKRPPKEQYYSEQHSSLINKAYQTLLNPLSRGLYLLELSGVEPAKETDCDADSAFLMEVMEINEKLAESKNKDNLEEVETSIRVKQEELTREVTAAFERDDLQEAKKLLGKMKYFANLEDKLKAKKIPS; encoded by the exons ATGCGGGCGGCGCTGCGGGCGCGGCTCGGGTGGGCGCGCCTGGCGCTCCGCGGGGCCGCGCTGGGCcgcgccccggggccgccgTGCTGGAGCTGCGGCGCTCCGCTCCCCAGCAGCGATGGGCCGCCCCACTTCTGTCCCggctgccaggctctgcagccgCCGGCGCCGCGGCCTGACCTTTTCCGCCTGATGGACTG CGACCGCTCCTTCCGCATCGACCCGGGGCAGCTGCAGCGGCGGTTCCGGAGCCTGCAGCGCGCCGTGCACCCCGACCGCTTCGGCAAGAGGCCGCCG AAAGAGCAGTACTACTCTGAGCAACACTCTTCCCTGATCAACAAGGCCTACCAGACTCTGCTGAACCCTCTGAGCCGAGGCCTCTATCTA ctggagctgagtGGAGTGGAGCCAGCAAAAGAGACAGACTGTGATGCAGACTCAGCGTTCCTTATGGAAGTTATGgaaattaatgagaaattaGCAGAGTCCAAAAACAAGGATAACCTTGAAGAAGTTGAAACTTCAATTAGAG TTAAACAAGAAGAACTGACCAGAGAGGTGACTGCAGCTTTTGAAAGAG atgaTCTTCAAGAAGCCAAGAAGCTGCTAggaaaaatgaagtattttgcCAACTTAGAAGATAAACTAAAGGCCAAGAAGATCCCTTCCTGA